A single Cellulomonas sp. SLBN-39 DNA region contains:
- a CDS encoding RICIN domain-containing protein, with amino-acid sequence MHRFGRRLLLAVTLCVALAGGVLAPSTPASAESNGGTRVMPLGDSITDGVGMGGGGYRVGLWQRLAQNGYTTDFVGSGFNGPASLGDHDHEGHSGWRIDQIDANVVSWVRTYQPRTVLLHIGTNDISQNRDLANAPARLAGVIDKITSTSPQTDVFVATLIPVSYADAKVRAYNAAIPGIVSSRAAAGKKVHLVDMYNAVSVNDLPDGVHPNAAGYDKMAAAWFTALRAVPGSIGNPAGNPGNSGPVDTAAWYTLVNRNSGKAIDVYNLSTADGARITQWARNGGTQQQWQFVSSGNGYYRLKSRLSGKVLDVAAKSTADGAAVQQWSDNNGANQQFSIQTVDGYVQLINRNSGKAVEVQGASTADGGNIVQYTDWNGTNQQWQLVKVG; translated from the coding sequence ATGCACAGATTCGGCCGACGGCTGCTGCTCGCCGTCACGCTCTGCGTCGCGCTGGCAGGAGGTGTCCTGGCGCCGTCCACGCCCGCGTCCGCGGAGAGCAACGGGGGCACCCGCGTGATGCCCCTGGGCGACTCGATCACGGACGGCGTCGGCATGGGCGGCGGCGGGTACCGCGTCGGGCTGTGGCAGCGGCTGGCGCAGAACGGCTACACCACGGACTTCGTGGGGTCGGGCTTCAACGGGCCGGCGAGCCTCGGGGACCACGACCACGAGGGGCACTCGGGCTGGCGGATCGACCAGATCGACGCGAACGTCGTGAGCTGGGTGCGCACGTACCAGCCGCGCACGGTGCTGCTGCACATCGGCACCAACGACATCAGCCAGAACCGCGACCTGGCGAACGCACCGGCGCGGCTCGCGGGGGTGATCGACAAGATCACCAGCACGTCCCCGCAGACCGACGTGTTCGTCGCGACCCTGATCCCGGTGTCGTACGCCGACGCCAAGGTCCGGGCCTACAACGCCGCCATCCCCGGCATCGTGTCGAGCAGGGCCGCCGCGGGGAAGAAGGTGCACCTCGTCGACATGTACAACGCGGTGAGCGTGAACGACCTGCCCGACGGCGTGCACCCCAACGCGGCGGGCTACGACAAGATGGCGGCCGCCTGGTTCACCGCGCTGCGCGCCGTGCCGGGGAGCATCGGCAACCCGGCCGGCAACCCGGGGAACTCCGGCCCGGTGGACACCGCGGCCTGGTACACGCTGGTCAACCGCAACAGCGGCAAGGCCATCGACGTCTACAACCTGTCCACCGCGGACGGCGCGCGCATCACCCAGTGGGCCCGCAACGGCGGCACGCAGCAGCAGTGGCAGTTCGTCAGCTCCGGCAACGGCTACTACCGGCTGAAGTCGCGGCTGTCCGGCAAGGTCCTCGACGTGGCCGCGAAGTCCACCGCCGACGGTGCGGCGGTCCAGCAGTGGAGCGACAACAACGGCGCCAACCAGCAGTTCAGCATCCAGACGGTCGACGGGTACGTCCAGCTGATCAACCGCAACAGCGGCAAGGCCGTCGAGGTGCAGGGCGCCTCCACCGCCGACGGCGGGAACATCGTCCAGTACACCGACTGGAACGGCACCAACCAGCAGTGGCAGCTGGTGAAGGTGGGCTGA